A section of the Macadamia integrifolia cultivar HAES 741 chromosome 9, SCU_Mint_v3, whole genome shotgun sequence genome encodes:
- the LOC122088129 gene encoding probable fructokinase-5 has product MTISATNPLIVSFGEMLIDFVPNVAGVSLAESTGFLKAPGGAPANVACAITKLGGSSAFIGKVGDDEFGHMLVDILKENGVNIDGVCFDPDARTALAFVTLKNNGEREFMFYRNPSADMLLKESDLNMELIKQAKIFHYGSISLISEPCRSAHMAAMRAAKEAGILLSYDPNVRLPLWSSPEAAREGIMSIWKEADFIKVSDDEVAFLTQGDPEDEEVVLSLWYEGLKLLIVTDGEKGCRYFTKDFKGKMAGFAVDTVDTTGAGDAFVGSLLVSIAKDDSIIQEEGKLREALIFANACGAICTTQKGAIPALPTPADAHDLITKSNGNN; this is encoded by the exons ATGACGATCTCTGCAACTAATCCACTCATAGTCTCTTTCGGTGAGATGCTAATCGATTTCGTCCCCAACGTCGCTGGAGTTTCCCTTGCAGAGTCCACCGGATTCCTCAAAGCCCCCGGCGGCGCCCCCGCCAACGTTGCCTGCGCCATTACCAAACTCGGTGGTTCTTCCGCTTTCATCGgcaag GTTGGGGACGATGAATTTGGGCACATGCTAGTTGATATCTTGAAGGAGAATGGTGTGAACATTGATGGTGTGTGCTTTGATCCAGACGCGAGAACGGCATTGGCGTTTGTGACGTTGAAGAATAATGGAGAGAGGGAGTTCATGTTTTACAGAAACCCTAGCGCTGATATGCTTCTTAAGGAGTCGGATCTTAATATGGAATTGATCAAACAGGCGAAGATCTTTCATTATGGATCCATAAGTTTGATCTCTGAGCCTTGTAGGTCTGCTCACATGGCAGCCATGAGAGCTGCTAAGGAAGCTGGGATCTTGCTTTCTTATGATCCTAATGTGAGGTTGCCGCTTTGGTCGTCACCTGAGGCTGCTCGTgaagggatcatgagtatttgGAAAGAAGCTGATTTCATTAAG GTTAGCGATGATGAGGTAGCTTTTCTGACTCAAGGAGACCCAGAAGATGAGGAAGTAGTTTTATCACTGTGGTATGAAGGCCTGAAGTTGCTTATTGTTACTGATGGTGAAAAGGGTTGCAGATATTTCACTAAG GACTTCAAAGGCAAGATGGCTGGGTTTGCAGTGGATACTGTTGACACTACTGGAGCTGGTGATGCTTTTGTTGGTTCACTCCTCGTCTCAATTGCCAAAGATGATTCCATCATCCAG GAGGAAGGGAAATTGAGAGAGGCTCTTATATTTGCGAACGCTTGTGGGGCGATTTGTACAACCCAGAAAGGAGCAATTCCGGCACTTCCCACTCCAGCAGATGCTCATGACCTCATCACCAAATCTAATGGGAATAATTGA